The segment ATTGGATACTGAAAATTGATAATGACGATTATTGATGATGGAGATGGAGACTACTTGATTGAATTTCCATCGAATTTTATCATCATACCACGGAATGATgcacataataatataatacaaaaTATTTATTCTGATTTGAGTTCAAAATTATTTGATAGAAAGTATTTAAATGAGAGAGCTATTCTCGCACCTATAAATAAAATTGTtgatgtataaaattttaaaaatttaaactataaaaaaatttattttgaaaaattaaaaatttaaattttttttttccatccttTCTTTGCCTGCTTCGATCCTCTACTTAAGATTGGCGTctctaatctaattttaatatatatatatatatatatatatatatatatatatatatatatatatatatatatatatatatatatatatatatatatatgattacccCGTACCGGCTTGGGCAAGCGACACCGTTCCGTCTGTGTATCAGGTTATGGTAATCTCTTCCAGCTGCCGCCTCGTGGTGTGAGCTTCCATTTCGTCTCTTCTTCTTTACCTTCTCTTAccttaaaaagaaaaacaaaaaacatGAAACCTATTatcttaaaaacaaaaaaaataagaaaagacctGAAAACCATATTTTtcctaaatatataaaaaaattaaaaaatatcatgcCAGCCTGTCCACCTTCCAACCCCCTTCTATTATTAGGATTCCTCAATTTTGCTTGACTTCCATCCTATCCCAAACCCGAAGATATAGAAGGCCTCATCGATGCTGTCACCGTCAGAGCTTCGCCGACTTCTCCTTCTTGTACTGATTCTCATCACAGCCGGCAATGCGGCAACGGTAGCGGAGCTGCTAGAGTTTCAAGAGGCCCCAGCCTTCCATAGCGATCGGGATGCAGCAGTGCCACTGCCCCACTATCCacattgccatgaccctcgatgcTACCTACCTTTGGAGCTACCTTGCCGGTGTGCACTTCATCCTTCAGCACGCCTCCTACCCGAAGAATGTCGTCTTTCACTTCCTCGCCACCTCTTCCGTGCCGTCATCGCCGCCTTCTCGGGCATCCCCTTCCGCATCTACCACTTTGTCGTCACCCTCGTCCGCATCTTTGATCATTCCCTTCCCTCTCTATCTACATATCTCGCTCTCCTTTCCGTCATTTCCGACGTCATCTTTGCCAGCACCAATGCGGTTTCACTCCAGACGACAAACCAACGTGGATCCAACATGGAGCACCGATCCGATTTCAAAATATTATCTCTATATTACCGTCACGTGATGGACGGAGGCTTCTCCATTGGAAAacctctatttatatatatatatatatattagattagatatatTAGGTTTGCACCTTTGCGTTGTGTTGTATAATGTTATATAAGGCTTATTTGAATTCATAAAATGACAAATTACACAAGATTATTCCCGCTAATTAAGTGTACAACTATTAATCCTTTCCGTGATAATTACATACTATAATTTCTCTCCGGGCGGTGAGTGGACCGAGTAGCAACCTACAAAAATAAATTAACCGACAGACTTCTGTTACGCCCACAAATAAACCCAACCCTGAAAAGGtactaaattattattattattattattattattattattattattattattattattattattgatggGAATACACCGAAACTGAGAGCGTTTTAATCCTACCATCGCTTCCTCCCCGACGAAGAGAGATATCTCGGCCATGGCGGAAGGAGGCGAGGAGACGAAGCCCCAAGGCGGCGAAGAGGCCCCCAGGTCGGCGGAGGAGTACGCCGGCGAGGGAAAGGCGGGGTTGGTAGGCACCTTCCCCTCGGCCGCCCTCAACATCTGGCCCCCCTCGCAGCGGACGCGGGAGGCGGTGATCCAGCGCCTCGTCCAGACTCTCTCCACCGAGTCCATCATCTCCAAGCGCTATGGCATGCTTTCCCTCTCCGACGCCTCCGACGCTGCCCGCCGCATCGAAGAGGAGGCCTTCGCCTCCGCCTCCTCCGGAGGCAGCGCCACATCCGTGGACGACGGGATCGAAACCCTCCAGATCTACTCCAAGGAGATTAGCCAACGGATGCTCGAGACCGTCAAGGCGAAGGCGTCCTCGGAATCCATGTCCAGCCCTGCGACCTCTCCTCCGCCGTCCGATGGCGGCGCCACCGTCGAGAACGCTGCCCCCACCGCCGCTGGTGAGGAAAGCTCCGCCTCTTCGCCtgcttgactgcatctttctttcTGGATGAAATGGATCTTGCGTTGGATGAGACTTTTGTTATCTGCTAGGTTTTGTTGAACCGGGATCAGTCTTTCGATATATCTTTTAAAGATTGGATCAGATAGTCTGTTTTTTTGTTGTTTGGTATATGATGATCTGTGGGATATGGTACTTGGTATATGATGTTTTCAAGGTTTTGGAATATTTGCATGATTTGCTTTCTTGGAATGCAGAGCTTTTCGTGATATTGCGATCTGTGACTTAGATGCATACCATCTTTATAGGTAACGTTGTCAGGGCTTGTTGCAGGATGCTATTGCTGTGTTCATCATAGAGGTGTTGGTGTTGCTTACAATTTGGAAGTATTTCCATAGGAGAGATATAGCGTGGCTTGTTGATGAAGTCATGTCGGTAGTTGATGAATAGAATGAATCACTTCTTTAAACTGTTTTTATGCCAGAAgaagaattttttattaaatattttgaagaactgatatatattaaattaaatggCTGCATTTTTCTCTATTGTGAATCCGGAGTGAGGGCTTAATATGAACATATGATAAGTCATAATGTTAAGGTCCGTTTATGttcatcaagaagaagaattggTCAGCTTTTTATGTTCTTTCTGGTATGCTGAGCTTCTCCTTCAGCATACCTGTCATTGTTTTGTTAGGCCTTGCATCCttgtatgataatttgatttggtgATGAGTATTAGAGTTTACTGCACAATACTTCTGTCACAATCTGTATGGCAATCGAATAATAACAGGCTTGTGATTTGGTCATCATGGCAGTTTTGAAAGGGACTAGGGAGTCTGTTTGATCATAGGATCCACATTCCCTTTTGAAGTCATATCACGAGGGCTTTCTGATAAGGAACACTGGTATGCTTTTATCAACTCCTACGCAAAGACCTTGATACCCTAGATATATAAGAGTTCACAGACAGATACGATTGAAGGATATAAATGTGCTGTATAGGTTAATATGTCATTGAAAAAGTGGTTTTAAAAAATTAAGGTTTTAGGCAATTTGCACGTAGGTACTTAAGGATTTTCACTTTTAATATGACATTTGAGGTTACGGTGATGCTAATTACTTTGTAATGGAGTAGAAGAATGATTAATGATTTGGCATGGGACCTGGATAAGAGTTTGAACAAAATGAAGCCAAGAAGGTTGCAAGTTGGAAAGTTAAGATGAAATTTTTGATGGTTGATGTATTGCTTTACATAATGTTGTGGTAATAAATCATATACTTCTGGGGAATTAATGACTGATACTGCCTCTCTAACTTTTAACAAGGAACATTGGAAAAATGGtatgtaaattttattttgatgagtggATGATTGTAGAAATCTTGCAATTCAATTGCTCCTTCAAAGGGCAAAATAGTTCTTTAGGATTTATTCTCTTTTTGAATGAAATCAAGATTGTTGCTAGTGAAGCGAGCGCACTTCGTTCACCTAGGTGCTGGATGACCATATTGAGATGGTTTGTTATCTTGTTAGAAAGATGTTGAAAGAAAAGGATTGTATGTGGGGACCTATTTTTCCAACTTGAACACTTGGTTTTCTCAGTGATGATATTGTGACTTTGCATAACTCAGGAGCATGTTCGGTCGAACTGTCAAAACACACATGATGAATAACATACCTTCAAATATTAGGCACAATTTTCTTGTGGGAGTATGATGTAGAAGGAAGGATGTTTGAAATTGATTTGGCTAATTGGTTTTCTAGATTGAGAGCATTAGCTCTGTGAGCAATTTATTTGTGAAGATGAAACAGGCTTAGGTGATGTTTATGTTTATTCTGTGAACCTTTTCAAGCTATAGCTGCTGCATCACTAATTATGTCTAGATAACTATCTCACATCAATAGTTTATCATTTGAGAATGTAGGTTGATGCTGTGATAGTGCTCAGTTGATTGTTGAACACGAACTATGTTATTTAAAATTTAGGTGAGCTGATGTGAAGTATATGCAATTTTTGTTGTATTGAGCTGATGTTTTAGTGCCTTGACCATATGTAAGATTTAAGTGAGAAATGATTATTCGTTAGCTGGAATATGAACATAATTTATCAATAGAAATGTGCTTCTTAAGGGTTGTGAGGTAATTGCA is part of the Elaeis guineensis isolate ETL-2024a chromosome 15, EG11, whole genome shotgun sequence genome and harbors:
- the LOC105057999 gene encoding MFP1 attachment factor 1, whose protein sequence is MAEGGEETKPQGGEEAPRSAEEYAGEGKAGLVGTFPSAALNIWPPSQRTREAVIQRLVQTLSTESIISKRYGMLSLSDASDAARRIEEEAFASASSGGSATSVDDGIETLQIYSKEISQRMLETVKAKASSESMSSPATSPPPSDGGATVENAAPTAAGEESSASSPA